A stretch of the Conger conger chromosome 3, fConCon1.1, whole genome shotgun sequence genome encodes the following:
- the LOC133125022 gene encoding zona pellucida sperm-binding protein 4-like, giving the protein MASFVRSVQLGVWLYSLGFVLAQDQSKYFGSKDDSFHRCQVSDFARVPCGDPDISGAGCEALNCCFDQQCYYANEVTVHCLQDGQFMVVVSRAATWPMLDLGSVNLLEGQSDESCGPVSASPAFAVFQFPVSACGTTVRVEGDYVVYENRMSSTYEVGVGPLGSITRDSVYELDFQCQYYGSEVISLVAEVNTVPPPLPVTAPGPLRVELRLASGQCGAKGEKGVQGCSDAEVYSDYYRDADYPVTKVLRDPVYVEVRILERTDPHLVLLLEDCWATSTSSPLSLPQWSLLVDGCPYRDDRYQTSLVPVDGSSGLPFPTHYKRFIVQMFTFVDPASHVPLKETVYIHCSTEVCYPTAVDHCHQQCSGGKQRRSIPVGRHSTEETVVVSSKGVMIMNTEPKRTGQGIALEHGLTDKVVVSSKGVMMTNVELQQTGRGHGLTEKVVVSSKGGITNVEPTASGQRLDGEVPQSLGFGLLGIAACVMLISILALAVVCTKRSRVEPKV; this is encoded by the exons ATGGCAAGTTTTGTGCGTAGTGTGCAGCTTGGTGTGTGGCTGTATAGTTTGGGATTTGTTTTGGCACAGGATCAAAGTAAATACTTTGGCTCAAAAGATGACTCATTCCATAGATGCCAAGTCAGTGACTTTGCCAGAGTGCCATGTGGAGACCCTGATATTAGTGGTGCTGGCTGTGAAGCCCTCAACTGCTGCTTTGACCAACAGTGTTACTACGCAAATGAAG TTACTGTCCACTGTCTCCAGGATGGTCAGTTCATGGTTGTGGTCTCCAGGGCTGCCACCTGGCCTATGCTTGACCTTGGTTCTGTCAACTTGTTGGAGGGTCAGAGTGATGAATCCTGTGGTCCTGTTAGTGCCTCGCCTGCTTTTGCGGTCTTCCAATTCCCAGTCAGTGCCTGTGGAACCACAGTGAGG GTGGAAGGGGATTACGTGGTCTATGAGAACAGGATGTCTTCAACATATGAAGTGGGTGTTGGTCCTTTAGGCTCCATCACAAGGGACAGTGTTTATGA GTTGGACTTTCAATGCCAGTATTATGGCAGTGAGGTGATTTCTCTGGTGGCTGAGGTGAATACAGTGCCTCCTCCCCTTCCAGTAACTGCTCCAGGGCCCCTTCGTGTTGAGCTCAGACTGGCTAGTGGGCAATGCGGGGCCAAAGGAGAAAAGGGAGTGCAAGGATGCAGTGACG CGGAGGTTTATAGTGACTACTACAGGGATGCAGACTACCCTGTGACTAAGGTGCTACGGGACCCTGTGTATGTGGAAGTGCGGATCTTGGAGAGGACTGACCCACACCTTGTCCTGCTTCTGGAAGACTGCTGGGCTACATCCACCTCTAGCCCCCTCAGCCTACCCCAGTGGAGCCTCTTGGTTGATGG GTGTCCCTACCGTGATGACCGTTACCAGACGTCCTTGGTTCCTGTAGATGGCTCTTCTGGACTTCCCTTCCCCACCCACTACAAGCGGTTCATTGTGCAGATGTTTACCTTTGTGGATCCTGCATCCCATGTTCCACTGAAGGAAACG GTGTATATCCACTGTAGTACTGAAGTTTGCTACCCCACTGCTGTTGACCACTGCCACCAGCAATGCAGTGGTGGAAAACAAA GAAGGTCCATTCCTGTCGGAAGGCATTCCACAGAGGAAACGGTTGTGGTTTCCAGTAAGGGAGTTATGATTATGAATACAGAACCCAAAAGGACTGGTCAAG GTATTGCTTTAGAACATGGTTTGACTGACAAGGTTGTGGTCTCCAGTAAGGGAGTGATGATGACCAATGTAGAACTCCAACAGACTGGTCGAG GACATGGTTTGACTGAAAAGGTTGTGGTTTCTAGTAAGGGAGGGATAACCAATGTGGAGCCCACAGCTTCAGGCCAGAGGCTTGATGGTGAAG TGCCCCAGTCTCTTGGTTTTGGCCTCCTGGGAATTGCTGCCTGTGTCATGCTGATCTCCATCCTGGCACTGGCTGTTGTGTGCACAAAGCGATCTCGGGTGGAACCAAAGGTGTGA